One part of the Marichromatium purpuratum 984 genome encodes these proteins:
- a CDS encoding carbonic anhydrase, translated as MRSQNRCAVGLAVLVALWGDGVVGDDALSFPLDPPWGYVGDAAPERWGGLDPSFATCAEGRSQSPIDIRGARRIVYTPLLFRYRSHQLELVNTGRGVRLLTPPGSALVIRGSAYDLSYVDFHVPAEHRIEGERYDAELQLVHHDRQGGHAVVAVGLRAAERDNRIFERILDHLPARPGERTRHRQIGVNPLFLLPLDRGYFRYHGSLTQPPCRESALWLVFGEPLEVGVGQLQRLRAVIGENARPVQPRNGREVLALPRY; from the coding sequence GTGAGGAGCCAAAACCGCTGCGCGGTCGGGCTGGCCGTGCTGGTGGCGCTGTGGGGCGACGGCGTCGTGGGCGACGACGCGCTGAGCTTTCCGCTCGATCCGCCCTGGGGCTATGTCGGCGATGCCGCCCCGGAACGTTGGGGCGGGTTGGATCCGTCTTTCGCCACCTGCGCCGAGGGGCGCTCGCAGTCGCCGATCGATATCCGTGGCGCGCGCCGCATCGTCTACACGCCACTGCTGTTCCGCTATCGCTCGCATCAGCTCGAGCTGGTCAACACCGGGCGAGGGGTCCGGCTGCTCACGCCGCCGGGGAGCGCGCTGGTGATCCGGGGCAGCGCCTACGATCTCTCCTACGTCGACTTCCACGTTCCCGCCGAACATCGCATCGAGGGCGAGCGTTACGACGCCGAGCTGCAACTGGTGCATCACGATCGTCAGGGTGGTCATGCGGTGGTGGCGGTGGGCCTGCGCGCCGCCGAGCGCGACAATCGCATCTTCGAGCGTATCCTCGATCATCTGCCTGCGCGCCCGGGCGAACGCACTCGTCACCGTCAGATCGGGGTCAATCCGCTCTTCCTGTTGCCGCTCGATCGCGGCTATTTCCGCTATCACGGTTCGCTCACCCAACCGCCGTGCCGGGAGTCGGCGCTGTGGCTGGTGTTCGGTGAGCCGCTCGAGGTGGGGGTGGGGCAGTTGCAACGGCTGCGTGCCGTGATCGGGGAAAATGCCCGCCCGGTGCAGCCGCGCAACGGGCGCGAGGTGCTGGCGCTGCCGCGTTACTGA
- a CDS encoding peptidylprolyl isomerase → MKRSTLSLLVCALLAAGPGSALAEPDADTVIATVNGVEYPLDLFRLFYVERLQQNPEADTQAVQQRAFDEFMNLVVASQEAERRDLDDSREVAMALELQRMKVLSSAALGAMAADIEPTDKALKEAYDQVVERAARTEYKARHILVKDEAAAKKLIKQLDKGADFAELAKEHSLGPTGKNGGELDWFDAGQMVAPFAEAVAAMKPGSHSEKPVQTQFGWHVIELQETRKAEPPSFEDAKPQLSAMLKRRALGEQLTEMRDGAMVELNEEIVTVTPKED, encoded by the coding sequence ATGAAGAGATCCACCCTCTCGCTCCTGGTCTGCGCACTGCTCGCCGCCGGACCGGGTAGCGCGCTGGCCGAGCCCGACGCTGACACCGTCATCGCCACCGTCAACGGTGTCGAGTACCCGCTCGACCTCTTCCGGCTGTTCTATGTGGAACGGCTGCAGCAGAACCCCGAGGCCGACACCCAGGCGGTGCAGCAGCGCGCCTTCGACGAGTTCATGAACCTGGTGGTGGCCTCCCAGGAGGCCGAGCGGCGCGACCTCGACGACAGTCGCGAGGTCGCCATGGCGCTTGAACTGCAGCGCATGAAGGTACTCTCCAGCGCCGCGCTCGGCGCCATGGCCGCGGACATCGAGCCGACCGACAAGGCGCTCAAGGAGGCCTACGACCAGGTCGTCGAGCGTGCCGCTCGCACCGAGTACAAGGCCCGTCACATCCTGGTCAAGGACGAGGCGGCCGCCAAGAAGCTGATCAAGCAGCTCGACAAGGGCGCCGACTTCGCCGAACTGGCCAAGGAGCACTCACTCGGCCCGACCGGCAAGAACGGCGGTGAACTCGACTGGTTCGACGCCGGCCAGATGGTCGCCCCCTTCGCCGAGGCCGTCGCCGCGATGAAACCCGGCAGCCACTCCGAGAAGCCGGTGCAGACCCAGTTCGGCTGGCACGTCATCGAATTGCAGGAAACCCGCAAGGCCGAGCCGCCGAGCTTCGAAGATGCCAAGCCGCAGCTCAGCGCCATGCTCAAGCGTCGCGCGCTCGGTGAGCAACTCACCGAGATGCGTGACGGCGCCATGGTCGAACTCAACGAGGAGATCGTGACGGTCACGCCCAAGGAGGATTGA
- a CDS encoding YciI family protein: protein MLYAIIAVDIPDSLERRLEARPAHLERLRELHDAGRLVLAGPHPAIDAADPGSAGFTGSLVVAEFADLDTARTWAEADPYRAAGVYAEVEVRPFKQVFPPPAD from the coding sequence GTGCTCTATGCCATCATCGCCGTCGACATCCCGGACAGCCTCGAACGTCGTCTCGAGGCCCGCCCCGCGCACCTCGAGCGATTGCGCGAACTGCACGACGCCGGGCGCCTGGTGCTCGCTGGCCCACACCCGGCGATCGATGCCGCCGACCCCGGCAGCGCCGGCTTCACCGGCTCGCTGGTGGTCGCCGAGTTCGCCGATCTCGACACCGCCCGCACCTGGGCCGAGGCCGACCCCTATCGTGCCGCCGGCGTCTACGCCGAGGTCGAGGTACGCCCCTTCAAGCAGGTCTTCCCGCCCCCGGCGGATTGA
- a CDS encoding inner membrane-spanning protein YciB: MKLLIDFFPILLFFVAYKLAGIYVATTVAILAAALQLGWTWWRQRRVETMHLVTLGLLVVFGGMTLALRDPIFVMWKPTIVNWLFAAAFLASQLIGQRTLVERTMGHAVSVEPTVWRRLNLMWVVFFLVLGLTNLLVVYVASGFFAAHQALLAGSGLASVDLTSCAGQFQGELLALCTSAQASEEIWVNFKLFGMMGMTLVFVLLQAFYLARHIEDEPRPQEAD; this comes from the coding sequence ATGAAACTGCTGATCGACTTCTTCCCCATCCTGCTGTTCTTCGTCGCCTACAAGCTCGCTGGCATCTATGTCGCCACCACGGTGGCGATCCTCGCCGCGGCGCTGCAGCTCGGCTGGACCTGGTGGCGCCAGCGCCGGGTCGAGACCATGCACCTGGTCACCCTGGGGCTGCTGGTGGTGTTCGGCGGCATGACCCTCGCCCTGCGCGACCCGATCTTCGTGATGTGGAAACCGACCATCGTCAACTGGCTGTTCGCCGCGGCCTTCCTCGCCAGCCAACTGATCGGTCAACGCACCCTGGTCGAGCGCACCATGGGACACGCGGTCAGCGTCGAGCCGACGGTGTGGCGCCGGCTCAACCTGATGTGGGTCGTCTTCTTCCTGGTGCTCGGTCTGACCAACCTGCTCGTGGTCTATGTCGCCAGTGGCTTCTTCGCCGCCCATCAGGCGCTGCTCGCCGGCAGCGGGCTCGCCAGCGTCGACCTCACCAGCTGCGCCGGTCAGTTCCAGGGCGAGCTGCTCGCACTCTGCACCAGCGCCCAGGCCAGCGAGGAGATCTGGGTCAACTTCAAGCTGTTCGGTATGATGGGGATGACCCTGGTCTTCGTGCTGCTCCAGGCGTTCTATCTGGCCCGCCACATCGAAGACGAACCTCGCCCGCAGGAGGCCGACTGA
- a CDS encoding alanine/glycine:cation symporter family protein has product MESMTTWIGVLNGWVWGPPMLVLILGTGLFLLLGLRLMPWLRLGYGFRMLWSGRRGHGEGDITPFNALMTSLSATVGTGNIAGVGTAIAIGGPGALFWMWCTALVGMATKYAEGVLAVKYREVDAKGNHVGGPMYYIKNGLGRRWLWLGAAFAVFGAMAGFGIGNMVQANSVADALNSKFALPKAWVGGAMALLVGLVLIGGIRWIAQVAGKLVPFMAIAYVLGGLVVLGLNAEALPGAVVQIVEYAFSPTAAVGGFAGATVMMGIQMGVARGVFSNEAGLGSAPIAHAAAKNDNPVQQGTIAMLGTFIDTLIICTITGLVIMVTGAWTSGETGASLSTAAFGAGLPGVGGYVVALGLALFAFTTILGWSLYSERCVEYLFGVRAILPFRLVWVAAIPVGAMVKLEFVWLVADTLNAMMALPNLLALLLLSPVVFRLTREHFARA; this is encoded by the coding sequence ATGGAATCCATGACGACATGGATCGGGGTGCTCAACGGCTGGGTCTGGGGTCCGCCGATGCTGGTGCTGATCCTCGGCACCGGGCTGTTCCTGCTGCTCGGCCTGCGGCTGATGCCCTGGCTCCGGCTCGGCTACGGCTTTCGCATGCTGTGGTCGGGACGGCGAGGGCATGGCGAGGGCGACATCACCCCGTTCAACGCGCTGATGACTTCGCTGTCGGCGACCGTCGGGACTGGCAACATCGCCGGTGTCGGCACGGCGATCGCGATCGGCGGTCCCGGGGCGCTGTTCTGGATGTGGTGCACCGCACTGGTGGGCATGGCGACCAAGTATGCCGAGGGCGTGCTGGCGGTGAAGTACCGCGAGGTCGACGCCAAGGGCAACCATGTCGGCGGTCCGATGTACTACATCAAGAACGGTCTCGGGCGGCGCTGGTTGTGGCTGGGCGCGGCCTTCGCGGTGTTCGGTGCCATGGCTGGGTTCGGTATCGGCAACATGGTGCAGGCCAACTCGGTGGCCGATGCGCTCAACTCCAAGTTCGCGCTGCCCAAGGCCTGGGTCGGCGGGGCGATGGCGCTGCTGGTCGGGTTGGTGCTGATCGGCGGCATCCGCTGGATCGCCCAGGTCGCTGGCAAGCTGGTGCCCTTCATGGCGATCGCCTATGTGCTCGGCGGGCTGGTGGTGCTCGGACTCAATGCCGAGGCGCTGCCCGGTGCGGTGGTGCAGATCGTCGAGTACGCCTTCTCGCCCACCGCCGCGGTCGGCGGGTTCGCCGGCGCGACCGTGATGATGGGCATCCAGATGGGGGTGGCGCGCGGCGTCTTCTCCAACGAGGCCGGGCTCGGCAGTGCGCCGATCGCTCACGCCGCGGCGAAGAACGACAACCCGGTGCAGCAGGGCACCATCGCCATGCTCGGTACCTTCATCGACACCCTGATCATCTGCACCATCACCGGGCTGGTGATCATGGTCACCGGCGCCTGGACCAGTGGCGAGACCGGTGCCAGCCTCTCGACCGCGGCCTTCGGCGCCGGTCTGCCCGGGGTCGGCGGTTATGTGGTGGCGCTGGGTCTGGCGCTGTTCGCCTTCACCACCATCCTCGGCTGGAGCCTGTATAGCGAGCGCTGTGTCGAGTATCTGTTCGGGGTGCGCGCGATCCTGCCGTTCCGGCTGGTGTGGGTGGCGGCGATCCCGGTCGGCGCGATGGTCAAGCTGGAGTTCGTGTGGCTGGTGGCCGACACCCTCAACGCGATGATGGCGCTGCCCAACCTGCTGGCGCTGCTGCTGCTCAGCCCGGTGGTGTTCCGGCTGACGCGCGAGCACTTCGCCCGCGCCTGA
- a CDS encoding BolA family protein, with translation MNRRTRIERRIREAFDPMHLDVVDESYMHAVTPDAESHFKLLVVSEGFAGQPLIERHRAINSLLADEFEQGLHALSQHTWTPEEWHEKGGAAPQSPPCQGGSGAA, from the coding sequence ATGAACCGACGGACCCGCATCGAGCGCCGCATCCGCGAGGCATTCGACCCCATGCATCTGGACGTGGTCGATGAGAGCTATATGCACGCCGTCACCCCAGACGCCGAGTCACACTTCAAGCTGCTGGTGGTCAGCGAAGGCTTCGCCGGACAGCCGCTGATCGAGCGTCACCGCGCCATCAACAGCCTGCTCGCCGACGAGTTCGAGCAGGGCCTGCACGCACTCAGCCAGCACACCTGGACCCCGGAGGAGTGGCACGAGAAGGGCGGCGCCGCACCGCAGTCGCCGCCCTGCCAGGGCGGCTCCGGGGCCGCCTGA
- a CDS encoding PAS domain-containing protein, translating to MEFVVDKDAGVIPFVLSQILDTCVNGITLSDPDQDDNPIVYANAAFELITGYSREEILGHNCRFLQGEDHDQEGVAQIREAMAGNQPVTVTLRNYRKDGSRFYNRFTIRPLFDREGQLIYYLGIQHDVTNQVEAEAEVARLSALLAKADAGG from the coding sequence ATGGAATTCGTCGTCGACAAAGATGCAGGGGTGATCCCCTTCGTGCTCTCGCAGATCCTCGACACCTGCGTCAACGGCATCACCCTCTCCGACCCCGACCAGGACGACAACCCCATCGTCTATGCCAATGCCGCCTTCGAGCTGATCACCGGTTACAGTCGCGAGGAGATCCTCGGGCACAACTGCCGCTTCCTCCAGGGCGAGGACCACGACCAAGAAGGGGTGGCGCAAATCCGCGAGGCAATGGCCGGGAACCAGCCGGTGACCGTCACCCTGCGCAACTACCGCAAGGACGGCAGCCGCTTCTACAACCGCTTCACCATTCGCCCACTGTTCGACCGCGAAGGACAACTGATCTACTACCTCGGCATCCAGCACGACGTCACCAACCAGGTCGAGGCCGAGGCCGAGGTCGCGCGCCTCAGCGCCCTACTCGCCAAGGCCGACGCAGGCGGCTAG
- a CDS encoding SRPBCC family protein: MVRTQASTHIARAPDQVFAFVAVDFFSNYRRWSPEVISLEALSPGPIRLGSRGRQVRVDHGRRTEATFEVCVFEQDRRIDFQGLSAPIYISYRFEPSAHGTRLTFVFELSRLELFMRPFEKLIRAAIQEGGERVVGNIRGLLEQAPASVSQY; the protein is encoded by the coding sequence ATGGTCAGAACACAAGCGAGCACGCACATCGCCCGCGCGCCGGATCAGGTCTTCGCCTTCGTCGCCGTCGACTTCTTCAGCAACTATCGGCGCTGGTCGCCCGAGGTGATCTCGCTCGAGGCGCTCTCGCCCGGTCCGATCCGACTGGGCAGTCGCGGCCGACAGGTACGGGTCGATCACGGTCGCCGCACCGAGGCGACCTTCGAGGTCTGCGTCTTCGAGCAGGACCGCCGCATCGACTTCCAGGGACTCAGCGCCCCGATCTATATCAGCTACCGCTTCGAGCCGAGCGCGCACGGCACCCGCCTGACCTTCGTCTTCGAGTTATCGCGGCTCGAGCTGTTCATGCGTCCCTTCGAGAAGCTGATCCGCGCGGCGATCCAGGAAGGCGGCGAGCGCGTCGTTGGCAACATCAGGGGGTTGCTCGAACAGGCCCCGGCGAGCGTATCGCAGTACTGA
- a CDS encoding ankyrin repeat domain-containing protein: protein MTPARILLFVPLLLAALTGCGGPDDQGAGDPALLEFAEQGDLGALDGLLSRNSRPDVRDSCDWTPLMKAALNGHVAVVERLLTAGAAVDAEDKGGYTAMMLAASNNHAGIVELLLHNGAMIDHQEQTKGWTALIWATTQGRTAAVETLLQHGADRTLKDFEGNTAADWARLNDKPEILALLQAG from the coding sequence ATGACTCCCGCACGCATTCTCCTCTTCGTCCCCCTGCTGCTCGCCGCCCTCACCGGCTGTGGTGGTCCAGACGACCAGGGGGCGGGCGACCCCGCCCTGCTCGAGTTCGCCGAACAGGGCGACCTCGGCGCGCTCGACGGATTGCTCTCGCGCAACAGCCGCCCCGACGTGCGCGACAGTTGTGACTGGACCCCGCTGATGAAGGCCGCGCTCAACGGTCACGTCGCCGTGGTCGAACGCCTGCTCACCGCCGGTGCCGCTGTCGATGCCGAGGACAAGGGCGGCTACACCGCAATGATGCTCGCCGCCTCCAACAACCACGCCGGAATCGTCGAGCTGCTGTTGCACAACGGCGCAATGATCGATCACCAGGAGCAGACCAAGGGCTGGACCGCGCTGATCTGGGCCACCACCCAGGGCCGCACCGCCGCCGTCGAGACCCTGCTGCAACACGGCGCCGATCGCACCCTCAAGGACTTCGAAGGCAACACCGCCGCCGACTGGGCACGCCTCAACGACAAGCCCGAGATCCTCGCACTGCTGCAGGCGGGTTGA
- the petA gene encoding ubiquinol-cytochrome c reductase iron-sulfur subunit encodes MSATAVNKTRRRLLVAATSAVGAVGAGFALVPFVASMNPSARARAAGAPVEADISKIEPGALLRVKWRGKPVWVVHRTPKMLEMLASNDSNLVDPASEVPQQPEYCQNPTRSIKPEYLVAIGICTHLGCSPTYRPEFAPEDLGADWKGGFFCPCHGSRFDLAARVFKGVPAPTNLVIPKHTYLNDTTLLIGEDGSAA; translated from the coding sequence ATGAGCGCTACAGCGGTCAACAAGACACGGCGTCGCCTGCTAGTGGCAGCGACCAGTGCGGTCGGCGCCGTCGGTGCCGGCTTCGCCCTCGTTCCCTTCGTCGCCTCGATGAACCCGAGCGCCCGCGCCCGCGCCGCCGGCGCGCCGGTCGAGGCCGATATCAGCAAGATCGAGCCCGGCGCGCTGCTGCGCGTCAAATGGCGCGGCAAACCGGTGTGGGTGGTGCATCGCACACCGAAGATGCTCGAGATGCTGGCCAGCAACGACTCCAATCTGGTCGACCCCGCCTCCGAGGTGCCGCAGCAGCCCGAGTACTGCCAGAACCCGACCCGCTCGATCAAGCCCGAGTATCTGGTCGCCATCGGCATCTGCACCCACCTCGGCTGCTCACCGACCTACCGTCCCGAGTTCGCCCCGGAAGACCTCGGCGCCGATTGGAAGGGTGGCTTCTTCTGCCCCTGCCACGGCTCGCGCTTCGATCTCGCCGCGCGGGTCTTCAAGGGTGTACCGGCCCCGACCAATCTGGTCATCCCCAAGCACACCTATCTCAACGACACCACCCTGCTGATCGGCGAGGACGGCAGCGCCGCCTGA
- a CDS encoding DUF134 domain-containing protein encodes MDPRTYPRQPSGGTVPGRRRRVRRIGIDPGRICFKPCGRQGHTLETVMLRADEMEALRLCDLEGLYQEESARRMGISRTTLSRTIAQARAKVAGALLTGQRLVIQIPEHGEEQSQGISYSDNDQPRSVPGCAGQRDET; translated from the coding sequence ATGGATCCTCGAACCTACCCGAGACAGCCAAGCGGAGGCACTGTGCCCGGTCGAAGACGACGCGTCCGCCGGATCGGAATCGATCCCGGGCGGATCTGTTTCAAGCCCTGTGGCCGCCAGGGCCACACCCTGGAAACGGTGATGTTGCGCGCCGACGAGATGGAGGCGCTGCGGCTGTGCGATCTCGAGGGGCTCTATCAGGAAGAGAGCGCTCGGCGCATGGGGATTTCGCGCACCACCCTGTCGCGCACCATCGCCCAAGCCCGCGCCAAGGTCGCTGGCGCACTGCTCACCGGGCAGCGGCTGGTGATCCAGATCCCGGAGCACGGGGAAGAGCAGTCGCAAGGCATCTCGTACTCCGACAACGACCAACCCCGTTCGGTGCCCGGTTGTGCCGGACAGAGAGATGAGACCTGA
- a CDS encoding NifB/NifX family molybdenum-iron cluster-binding protein, with protein MKKIVMTASDALGLAGEMSMHFGHCSHFVVAQLDDADRLVGAEVVANPFADAHQPGQLPAYIQSLDADVVLAGGMGAKAIELFACNGIEVVTGARPGVEETLDAYLAGELNGASQCAHAH; from the coding sequence ATGAAAAAGATCGTGATGACCGCCAGCGACGCGCTCGGGCTTGCGGGCGAGATGTCGATGCATTTCGGCCATTGCAGCCATTTCGTGGTTGCCCAGCTCGACGACGCCGATCGACTCGTCGGCGCCGAAGTGGTGGCCAATCCCTTCGCCGATGCCCATCAACCAGGACAGCTACCGGCCTATATCCAATCGCTCGACGCCGATGTGGTGCTCGCCGGCGGTATGGGCGCTAAGGCCATCGAGCTGTTCGCGTGTAACGGCATCGAGGTCGTCACCGGCGCCCGTCCCGGCGTCGAGGAGACGCTCGATGCCTATCTCGCCGGTGAACTGAATGGCGCCTCCCAGTGCGCCCATGCCCACTGA
- a CDS encoding NifB/NifX family molybdenum-iron cluster-binding protein: MKIVISATGQGQDAPVDARLGRCAYFVVVDTESGDFQTMPNPFLETNGGAGTRTAQWIAGQRAELLLTGRCGPKAAMVLERAGVRVVEGVSGTVAEAVARHAGQVPVTAAVVGREPCDGIARCGGGRGMGQGRGAGRGMGVGRGLGNGRGQG; the protein is encoded by the coding sequence ATGAAGATCGTGATTTCCGCAACCGGACAGGGTCAGGACGCACCGGTCGACGCCCGGCTCGGGCGCTGCGCCTATTTCGTCGTGGTCGATACCGAAAGCGGTGACTTCCAGACCATGCCCAACCCCTTCCTCGAGACCAACGGCGGCGCCGGCACCCGGACCGCGCAGTGGATCGCCGGGCAGCGCGCCGAGCTGCTGCTCACCGGTCGCTGTGGCCCCAAGGCGGCGATGGTGCTCGAGCGCGCCGGGGTACGTGTCGTCGAGGGTGTCTCCGGCACCGTGGCCGAGGCCGTGGCACGTCATGCCGGGCAGGTGCCCGTGACTGCCGCCGTGGTCGGACGCGAGCCCTGTGACGGCATCGCGCGCTGCGGCGGTGGTCGTGGCATGGGCCAGGGACGTGGCGCCGGGCGCGGTATGGGCGTTGGTCGCGGATTGGGTAACGGTCGCGGTCAGGGCTGA
- a CDS encoding ATP-binding protein: MSALTIAVASGKGGTGKTTVATNLALALERAQYADCDVEAPNGHLFLRPRFDRRESVGVRVPRIDPERCTLCGDCVEACAFNALALTPNELMVFDELCHGCGACDYVCRVEGALGEIERPIGEIAAGQADTLPVLQGELAIGERSAVPVIKALKRRLEPGLATILDAPPGTACPMVETLEGVDFCLLVTEPTPSGLHDLRLAVAVARALGVPCGVVINRCDIGDQGVTEYCHAESIPVLLEIPFTRALAEAYARGEPWVRTAPEWRARFQQLYSQIEALLPV; this comes from the coding sequence ATGTCGGCGCTGACCATCGCCGTGGCCAGTGGCAAGGGCGGCACCGGCAAGACCACGGTGGCGACCAATCTGGCGCTGGCGCTTGAACGGGCCCAGTACGCCGACTGCGACGTCGAGGCGCCCAACGGACATCTGTTCCTGCGTCCGCGCTTCGACCGGCGCGAGTCGGTCGGGGTGCGCGTCCCTCGCATCGACCCCGAGCGCTGCACCCTGTGCGGCGATTGTGTCGAGGCCTGCGCCTTCAACGCCCTGGCGCTCACCCCTAACGAGCTGATGGTGTTCGACGAACTCTGCCACGGCTGCGGTGCTTGTGACTACGTCTGTCGCGTCGAGGGAGCGCTCGGCGAGATCGAGCGACCGATCGGCGAGATCGCCGCCGGTCAGGCCGACACCCTGCCGGTGCTCCAGGGCGAACTCGCCATCGGCGAGCGTTCGGCGGTGCCGGTGATCAAGGCGCTCAAGCGGCGTCTGGAGCCGGGGCTGGCGACCATCCTCGATGCCCCGCCGGGCACCGCCTGCCCGATGGTCGAGACTCTCGAGGGGGTCGACTTCTGTCTGCTGGTCACCGAGCCCACGCCCTCGGGGCTGCACGACTTGCGCCTCGCCGTCGCGGTGGCGCGGGCGCTCGGGGTGCCCTGCGGGGTGGTGATCAACCGCTGCGACATCGGCGATCAGGGTGTGACGGAGTACTGTCACGCCGAATCGATCCCGGTGCTGCTCGAGATCCCCTTCACCCGTGCGCTCGCCGAGGCCTATGCGCGTGGCGAGCCCTGGGTGCGCACCGCGCCCGAGTGGCGCGCGCGTTTCCAACAGCTCTACTCACAGATCGAGGCACTGCTGCCGGTATGA
- a CDS encoding DsrE/DsrF/TusD sulfur relay family protein encodes MTILIVLNHHPYDSTDVTWNALRLAGTLLDQGQQVRLFLMNDAVDLARDACRPPEGYDQDLGAMLKALIAREVPVQVCGSCMARCGLYRNQPYFAGAESSTMAVLAGWVASSDKVLTF; translated from the coding sequence ATGACCATCCTGATCGTCCTCAACCACCACCCCTACGACAGCACCGACGTGACCTGGAACGCGCTGCGTCTGGCCGGGACCCTGCTCGACCAGGGCCAGCAGGTGCGGCTGTTCCTGATGAACGACGCGGTCGATCTGGCACGCGATGCCTGCCGCCCGCCCGAGGGCTACGACCAGGACCTCGGCGCCATGCTCAAGGCGCTGATCGCGCGCGAGGTCCCGGTGCAGGTCTGCGGCTCGTGCATGGCGCGCTGTGGGCTCTACAGGAACCAGCCCTATTTCGCTGGCGCCGAGTCCTCGACCATGGCGGTGCTCGCCGGCTGGGTCGCGAGCAGCGACAAGGTGCTGACCTTCTGA
- a CDS encoding ATP-binding protein encodes MKELTIISGKGGTGKTTVSAAFATLARRKVVADCDVDAADMHLLLDPRERAGGDFIGGATPRIDPELCAECGDCAAWCRFEAIELDFDAGYRINPFACEHCGLCARVCPEAAIVLETRPSGRWMVSDSRHGTLVHAQLGVGEDNSGKLVTLVRREARRQAEAEGAALILNDGPPGIGCPVSAAITGVDLVLAVTEPTLSGLHDLQRVAELCVHFAIPLVVCINKADLNPENGATIRDWCGARDIEVIGELPFDPVVARALVARKSLAEYDGGAASSAVIELWERVRSRLGVE; translated from the coding sequence ATGAAGGAACTCACCATCATCAGCGGCAAGGGCGGCACCGGCAAGACCACGGTGAGCGCCGCCTTCGCCACTCTGGCACGGCGTAAGGTGGTGGCCGACTGTGATGTCGACGCCGCCGACATGCACCTGCTGCTCGACCCGCGCGAGCGCGCCGGCGGCGACTTCATCGGCGGCGCGACACCGCGGATCGACCCCGAGCTGTGCGCCGAGTGCGGCGACTGCGCCGCCTGGTGTCGGTTCGAGGCGATCGAACTCGACTTCGACGCGGGCTATCGCATCAACCCCTTCGCCTGTGAGCACTGCGGGCTGTGCGCGCGCGTCTGTCCCGAGGCGGCGATCGTCCTGGAGACCCGTCCGAGCGGGCGCTGGATGGTCTCCGACAGTCGTCACGGCACTCTGGTCCACGCCCAGCTCGGCGTCGGCGAGGACAACTCCGGCAAGCTCGTCACCCTGGTGCGACGCGAGGCGCGGCGTCAGGCCGAGGCCGAGGGCGCGGCGCTGATCCTCAATGACGGCCCGCCCGGGATCGGCTGTCCGGTGAGCGCCGCCATCACCGGCGTCGACCTGGTGCTCGCCGTCACCGAGCCGACCCTCTCCGGGCTGCACGACCTGCAGCGCGTCGCCGAACTCTGCGTCCACTTCGCCATCCCGCTGGTCGTCTGCATCAACAAGGCCGATCTCAACCCGGAGAACGGTGCGACCATCCGTGACTGGTGTGGTGCGCGCGACATCGAGGTGATCGGTGAGCTGCCCTTCGACCCGGTGGTCGCCCGCGCCCTGGTCGCGCGCAAGAGCCTCGCCGAGTACGACGGCGGTGCCGCATCGAGTGCGGTGATCGAGCTGTGGGAGCGGGTGAGATCGCGCCTGGGGGTGGAGTGA